Part of the Sulfurirhabdus autotrophica genome, AAGGTGGCTGGAAGAATGATCGTCGTGCAGATATCGTTTATCAAGGCGAGTAATCTTTCGTTCGACTGGTCACACTGAAATGATTTAATCCAATCCGGCATGCAGTTTTTTTGGGTTTGATCATTTGGTGCGCCAGTAGATAGTAGTACGCAACGTTTTTCTGGAATGGGGTAGCTATGTCAAGTTGCTTCTGTTCCCTGCACCACAAGGGACGCAACGGCGTCCCAATTAATTGACGGATCTTGAAGATGATACGTAAATACGCACTGATATTAGCTGTCGTTCTCAGCGGAACTGGCATGGCACATGCCGGATTGTTTTCTGATGATGAAGCCCATAGAAAAATAGTTGACCTGCAGCAACAAGTAAAAACGCTGGAGACACGTCTGGCTACGCTGGAAGGTGTTGTTCAGAACCAGGGCCTGGTTGAACTATTGTCTCAAGTGGAAACACTGAAGGGCGACATGGCTAAAATGCGTGGCCAGCTTGAGGTGCAGACCCATGATCTGGAAAGTGTGCAAAAACGTCAGAAAGATTTCTATGTGGATCTGGATACCCGCTTGCGACACCTGGAAAGCGCTGGACCGACTGCGCCTGTTGCTGGAGTTGCTGGAAGTGCATTAGGTAAAACAGGTACAGCAGCCCCGGCAGTGGTGGCTGACCCGGCTGCAGAGGCCAAAACCTATGAAGCAGCATGGGGCATGTTCAAAGTGGGAAATTATCAGGGGGCTATTACCGGCTTCCAAGGTTTCCTGAAATCCTATTCCAATAGTAATCTGGCTTCCAGCGCCCAATACTGGATTGGTAATTCGTATTTTGCTTTGGGTGATTTCAAGTCGGCAATCGCTGCTCAGCAAAAGCTGATCAAACTCTATCCAGACAGCCAAAAAGTGCCGGATGCCATGCTGAATCTGGCCAGTTGCCATCAAGGGTTAGGCGATAACGGCGCAGCAAGAAAAACGCTGGAAGATCTGGTTGCAAAGTTTCCTTTAAGCAGCGCCGCAGATTTGGCACAAAAAAGGCTTGGCAATCTCAGGTAAAATGCACTGGCTTTCAGCGCATGCTGGGGCCACTTTCTCGGTGCCGTTCAAGTTGGCATTGTTGTGGTGGAATTGTCCTCATCATTTAAGCCTTCTAGTGTTTTGAAAGCTACCTTCATAATTCAATTGCCGGATCCAGCATGACAGCACCACAACCAACCCTGCGTATTAATGAAATTTTTTACTCCCTGCAAGGCGAGACCAGCCGAATTGGTCTGCCCACCGTATTTATACGTCTGACAGGGTGCCCGTTGCGCTGTGGCTATTGTGATACAGAATATGCTTTCCATGAAGGCGAGAGCATGCCGCTCTCAGCGATTCTCGAAAAAACCAAAGCATACGGCGCG contains:
- the ybgF gene encoding tol-pal system protein YbgF gives rise to the protein MIRKYALILAVVLSGTGMAHAGLFSDDEAHRKIVDLQQQVKTLETRLATLEGVVQNQGLVELLSQVETLKGDMAKMRGQLEVQTHDLESVQKRQKDFYVDLDTRLRHLESAGPTAPVAGVAGSALGKTGTAAPAVVADPAAEAKTYEAAWGMFKVGNYQGAITGFQGFLKSYSNSNLASSAQYWIGNSYFALGDFKSAIAAQQKLIKLYPDSQKVPDAMLNLASCHQGLGDNGAARKTLEDLVAKFPLSSAADLAQKRLGNLR